The window GTCGCCCCGATATGTTGGGTGATCGCGCCGGCCTCGCCCTCGATCACCGCCGAGCCGCGGATCTTATCGAGCAAGCTGGTCTTCCCGTGATCGACGTGTCCGAGAACCGCGACGATCGGCGTTCGAAGCCCCGACGATGAGGTCTGTGTTGTATCTGTATCCGACATCCTACCACCCGAGAAACTCTATCTTAGCCGAGCGGGGCGCGGTAGTTAAGTCCATCGTAGCCGTCCGAGCACCGAAATCGGCCCCGTGGCGTTTATTAGCGTCCGCTCTCTTCTGTCGGGTATGTCGGAGATACTAGCGGACAACCTCTCGGGAAAGGCCGTCATGGGCGCCGATGGCGCGGAACTCGGGATGCTGTACAACATCACCATGGACGTCAAAAGCGGCGAACTGCAGGACCTCGTCATCACCCCGAACGACGATATCACCGCCGCGGATTTCGGTCTCGAACTGGACGACGAACAGCGGATTCGCATGCCCGTCAACCGGGTGCAGGCGGTCAAAGACTACATCGTCGTCCAGCGCTAAATGTACGTTCTCGATTCATCGGCTTTTATCCACGAGTACCACACCACCGAACAGACCGCGAGCATCCCGCTCGTGCGCGAGGAGCTCGAAGACGAGAGCGCCTACCGCTACGACGCGATGGAGGGCTCGGGGATGCATATCCACATCCCGACCGACCAGACGATCGACACCGTCAGGCGAGCCGCCGCGGAACTCGGCGATCTGGAGGAACTCTCGGACACCGACATCCGGCTCGTCGCGACCACGTTCGAACTCGACGGCACCCTCGTGACCGACGACTACGCGATGCAGAACGTTGCCGAGAAACTGAACGTCGCCGTTGAGGTGATCGCCCGTGAGGGGATCTCCGAACAGCGCCACTGGACGTTCCAGTGTCAGGGCTGTGGCCGGGAGTTCGACCAACAGCACGATCGCTGTGAGATCTGTGGCAGCCCCCTCGCGCGGAAGAACCCGAACTAGCGCGCGGTCATCTCGCGCTCTTCGAGCCCGATACCGACGAGCTGGTGGAGGACTTCCGATTCGGTGAGGTGGTACTCTTTCGCGAGGGCATCGATTTTCGCCGCGAGCCGGTCGTCGCAGACGAGACTGTACCGCTTTGGCATACGTCTCTATACGATTTCTACTAATATAAAACTATGTCAGACATATATTATTTTAGTTCAAACTCTGAGATTCTAACCGTTGCTTAGTCGATCACGAGTCGAGTCTTCTCCTCGACGGCTCGCGCCTCCTCGAACTCCCCGCCGCCCAGCAGGCCGCGAGCCGCGTTTTTGCCCCACTCGACGGCCGGCTGGGTGAACGTCGACACCGAGAACAGCTCGCCGGCGAGCACGCAGGCCGCCTCCATCCCGTATAGCAGCCCGCCGAGTTCGTGCGCGTCAACGCGCTCGATTTCGATCCGGAGGTTCGGCCGGCCCGCGGCCGCGAGACTCTCTTCCGTGGACTCGAACTCGGCGTCGAGCAGCTCGCCGAGCGACGAGCCGCCGAGATACGACAGCCCCTCTAGATCCGTCTCGGGGATCGTGACGTCCGCCCGCTCCCGCGGTCGCACGAGCGACACCATCGCGTTTCGTGGACCGGCGCGGTAGAGCTGGAGCTGGGAGTGCTGGTCGGTCGCGCCGAGCGCGCGCGCCGGGAGCTGGCCGACGCCGTCCTTGCCGAGGCTCTCGGCCCACAGCTGGGCGAACCACTCGGCGAACGTCTCGAGGGATTCGGCGTAGGGCATCATCGCGTTGACGCGCCAGCCCCGTTCGGCCAGCGCGTACGCGGTCGCGCCGTAGGCGTACGCGGGAGTTTCGAACAGCGAACCAGCCACCCCCTCCGCCTCCGAGCGCGCCCCCGCGAGCAGCGCTTCGACGTCGCCGCCGCCGAGCGCCGCCGCCGGCAGCGCGACGGTCGACAGAGCCGAAAACCGTCCCGGAACGCCCGCAGGAACGTCGAGAACGGGGAGGTCGTGGCGCTCGGCGAGACCTCTGAGATTGCCCTCCTCGCCCGTCGTCACGAGGGTGCGGTCGGTCCAGTCCACTCCCACAGAATCCATCGCCTCGCGGGCGACGAGGAAGTTCGCGAGCGTTTCCGCCGTGGTACCCGACCGCGAGACGACGTGCAGGGCCGTCCGCGAGAGATCCAGCGAGTCGAGCAGTTCACGGGTGTGCTCGGGGTCGACGTTGTCGAGCGTGTAGAGGTCGATATCGAGCTCCAGTGCGTCCGCGAGCGTCGCCGCGCCGAGCGCGCTACCACCGATTCCCACGACTAGGAGGGTGTCACAGTCGATCGGGTCAACCGCCGCTCGGATCGCGTCGGGATCGGCGGTTTCGGGGAGCGCAAGTGCAGCATACCCGTGTTCGCGCTCGTCGATTCTCGTCTCGATTCGGTCGTGGGCCTCGGCGACCCGTTCGTCGAGCCGTTCCAGCGAGTCGCGCGAGACGCCGGGTGTGGCGACCGAATCCAGCGCGTTGCCGATGTCGAGTTCCATACACCGACCGCGTACGGGCATCGCAAAAGGGTTGTGACAGTCGGCTACCGGGGTGCTTATTCGGCCCCCCTCCCAAGCACCGGCGATGGCCGAGGAGAAGACCTACGACGGCCTGCTCGGGTCGTTTCGCTACTCCTATGGCGCGAGCGATTCGCCCGTCTACAAGGGCTATGTGGTACTCAGTGCCCTGTTGGCGCTGGTAGTGGCGCTGTTTTTCGCCCTCGCGCTGGTCGTCCTCATCGCCGGGACGCTCGGGGCCGCCGAGACGATCACGCTCGTGCGTTCGTTTTTCGTCCTCGTCGGCCTGCTCGTCGTCGCACCGATCATCGCTCCCGTTCTGTTGGTCGCGCGCCGCCACCGCAAACGCCTCGGTACCGGGAGCTCGTACGACACCGCCCTCGCGCTCGGGGGTTTTCTCTTCATGGCTGCCCTCTATCTCGGGCTCGTGATCTCCGTACCGTCCGCGCTCCAGGAGTCGACCGGCGGCGCCCTCGGGGGTATCGTCGCGGTCCTCTACGGGCTCCCGTCGCTCCTGGGGTTCGTCCCCCCGGTTCTCGCGGCGGCGCTGATCGTCGTCCTTCACCGCCGGTACCGGTAGTCGAAATCGACAAAGGGCTTCGTGGCCTCTCGTAAGTATGGACGAGAAAGAGGGGACCTTCCTCGTGACCCATGCCGACGAGGCTTCGGCCGTTCTCCGGGACGTCGAGACCGGCCAGGTCCACACGCTCTCTGCGAACCCCGACCTCGAGGGCGGCGAGGCGCTCGAAGGGACGATCGCACCCGAACCGCCCGTCGAGGCGACCTGGGAGCTGCGCGAGATCGAGGAGCGCCGCGAGCTCTCGGTCGAGCGAAGCGATGAGCCCCCGACGAGCCAGGAGCGCGAACTCGCCGACTCCCAGGGCGTCGGCGAGATCACCCGAAAACAGCGCGCGGGGACCGGCGAGATCCACGTGCTGACGGTGCCCCCCGAGCGAACCGACTCGGCGGCCGCGGAGGTCGAAGCCGATGAGGAGACCCTCGCGCGGGCGGCGCGCTTCGGGGTCAACCGCGTCGAGATCCGTTCGGAGGAGGGGATCGTGAGCGTCCGGTACCTGCCCTAAACCGGCCCGCCCGCGCTCTGGACGCGCCAGCCGCCCCGGATCCCGCAGGCCTCCCGAACCGTGTACTCGATGTCGGTGTCGCGGGCCACCTCGTCGGCTCCCTCGATCGCTTCGATCCGCAAGGGAACGTCGAGGGTGTTGCCACAGCAGCCGACGCCGACGAACTCCTCCCACTCGTCGCCCTCCTCGACGGCGTCGAGCGTTTTCGTCAGATACGCCCGGAAGGCGGGCTTTTCGACCTGGAAGCGCCCCCAGTCGCTCAGGTCCTCGGGATACGAGACGACGACCCGCGTCGCGTGTGCTTCCATACCGGCGGGAGGGCCCACAGCCCCAAAAACCCCACAGCTGATCGGATAAGAAAGTTTATTTTTGACCGTGTCACACCGAGAATCATGCTCGATTCGACGGTACCGGAGGTCCATTATCCCCGGTACTCGAACCGCCAGCTCGCGGCGGTCCCCCTTGCCCTCCTCGCGCTCTCCTTGCTCGTCATCGCCGGCATGTGGGCAACGACCGGGATGCCGGTCGACCCCGGTATCGATTTCACCGGCGGCACCGAACTCCAGGTCCAGAGCGACGCCCCCGAAGGGGAGATCGCGGCGGCCTTCGCGACCGAACCCGAGTCGATCCAGCCGATCGCCGCACAGGAAGACGAGTACATCGTCACGTTCCAGTCGACCGACACCGCCGCGATCGAATCCCAGGCGACCGACGCCGGGTTCAGCGTCACCTCCATATCGAGCACCTCCGCGGCGTTCGGATCGGAGACCCAGCGCCAGGCCGTCATCGGTATCGCCATCGCCTTTGCCGGGATGAGTACCCTCGTCGCGCTGATGTTTCGATCGCTGATCCCTTCTGCCGCGGTCGTCGTTTCGGCGTTCAGCGACATCGTCATCCCGGTCGCGCTGATGAACCTCTTCGGGATCCAGCTCTCGCTCGGTACTGTGGCCGCGCTATTGATGCTCATCGGCTACAGCGTCGACTCGGATCTCCTGCTCAACAACCACGTCCTGCGCCGGCGCGGCGACTTCTACGACAGCACGTACCGGGCGATGCGAACGGGAATCACGATGACGCTGACGTCGATCGTCGCCATGTTCGTGATGACGATCGTCGCGACGCTCTTTGCCATTCCCCTGTTGCCCGCGGTCGGGCTGGTCCTCATCTTCGGACTGCTCGCGGACCTGATGAACACCTACCTGCTCAACGTGAGCCTGCTTCGCTGGTATAAGTTCGAGGGGATCGGGCGATGATCGGCGCGGTCCGCAAGCACTGGCGGATCGCGCTGCTCGTCGTGATCGTCGCGATCAGCGCGGTCGTCCTCGTCGCCCCGCAGTTCGGCCCCGACGACCCTGCGGTCGAGGGCGGCGAGCAGGTCGCCGACACCGGCCCTACCAACCTCCAGTTCGGTCTCGAACTCTCCGGGGGCACCCGGGTTCGCGCGCCGCTCGCCGGCCTCACCGCCGAGGACGCGACGGTCGATCCGGGTCAGGAACCCGAGGTCGAGTCCGCGCTCGCCGACGAACTCGGGATCAACAGCCGGAACGTGAACGTCGAGGCCGGTGACGCCGACGGGGAGGGCACCATCGAGATCACGACCGACGGCGTGAACCGGGAGGAGTTCGTTGCCGCCCTCGGGGTCGTCGACGAGGACTTCGACCTCGGAATCGACGAGAGCGACGTCCGCCAGGGCGTCACCGAGGACACCGTCGACGAGGCGGTAACGGTCATCGATGACAAGATCCAACGCTCACCGTTCGCGGCGGGCGACGTCCGGAAATCCACCTCCTCGACCGGCGAGCAGTTCGTCGTCGTCGAGGTGCCCGGTCAGGACAGGGAGACCGTGATCGACCTGATCGAGGACCGCGGGTTCGTCGAAGTCTACGCCCACCACCCGACCGATAGCGGCTACGAGAACGCCACCGCCATCCAGCCCGATGCCATTCAGGGAGTCGGCCAGCCCGAGGACGAGCCGCCCTACGGCCCCCACGTCGACATCACGCTGAACGAGGAGGGTGCACAGGGCTTCTCCGAGACGATGCGCGAGACCGGCTTCACACAGGAGGGCTACGGTGCGGCCTGTGCGTGGGATCAGAACCCCGACGACCCCGGCTACTGTCTGCTGACCGTCGTCGACGGCGAGGTCGTCTACGCCGCGGGCCTCAGCGAGGATCTGGCGGCCAGCGTGGAGTCGGGCGAGTACGTCGACAGCCGAACGTTCGTCATGACCGGCGAGTCGATCGACGACGTGCGCACCCTACGGGTGAACCTGCTGGCCGGCGAGACTCCCGCGCCGCTGGACATCGAATCGGGCACCCAGTACTACCTCCAGCCGAGCCTCGCCGAGAACTTCAAGCTCTACTCGGTGCTCACCGGCTTCATCTCCATGCTCGCGGTCTCGGGCGTGGTCGCCGCCCGCTACGGCCGCCCACGGGTCGCCGCCCCGATGATCCTCACCGCGAGCGCGGAGGTCTTCGTTCTCCTCGGGTTCGCCGCGGCCGTGGGCTACCCGCTGGATCTGGCGGCGATCGCGGGCTTCATCGCCGTCGTCGGGACCGGCGTGGACGACCTGATCATCATCGCCGACGAGATCCTCCAGGAGGGCGACGTGAGTACGGGACGGGTGTTCGAGAGCCGGTTCCGGAAGGCCTTCTGGGTCATCGGGGCGGCGGCGGCGACGACCATCATCGCCATGTCGCCGCTTGCCTTCCTGAGTCTGGGCGACCTGACCGGCTTCGCGCTCTTTACCATCGTCGGCGTGCTGATCGGGGTGTTCGTCACGCGACCCGCCTACGGCGACCTCCTCCGGCTCCTCCTGACGCGGTGAGTCCCGACTCACCGCCGCCGGCCGGGCGTCGAGGGTTCCGGCCGCGAAAAGCGCGAGCAGCGCGCTCGGATTCGACGCGGACGTCACCGTCGCGAGCGAACCGCCGAGCCACAGTATCGAGACCATCGCCGCCGTCGGTCTCGCCTGTCGGGGCGTTAAAAGTCAGCGAGCGTTCCCTGCTCGGCGGCCGCCAGCGCGTCCTCGCTGGTCTTCCAGGAGGCGCGCGCACACGCCGGCAGTTCGCCGTGTTCGGCGACGTACTCACGGAGAAAGTCCCTCGTAAGCGGATCGCTCGGGTAGCCGCTTCCGATCTCGCCGTACTCGGCTTCGAGCGCCCGGACTCGTCGGTCGCGCTCGACCTTCGCGACGATGCTCGCCGCGCCGACGATCGGATGGGTTTCGTCCGCGCCGTGTTCGCCCGACAGGGAGACGCCCTCGGGCAGACCCTCGCTTACCCGACGGACGAACCGCCCGGCGTCGACGTCGCCGGCGTCACAGATCCCGTCTGCACCCCGCTCGACCACCGGCTGGGCGGCTTCGGCGTGGGCCGCCACCGTCAGGGAGTTCATGTCGGTTTCGGGGGCGTCGATCCGGCTCGGGGAAACGGCGGCGATCCCGATCGCGACCCGTCCGTCCTCGCGGAGCCCCCGGGCGAGCCCCTCGCGTTTCTCGGGCGCGATCCGCTTCGAGTCGTCGATTCCCTCGGGGAGGAGCGACTCGTCGGGAACGCGGACGCAGGCGGCGATCATCGGCCCCAGGGCGGGGCCCTTACCTGCCTCATCGATCCCGAACCGATCCATACCCGCCGCTGGCGCGCGCGGAGGAAATAGGTGACGGACGCAGGTCGACCCCGATTCGGGCCTCGGACGGTGCACTCGGATCGGGTTTCGCCGACGCGTTAGCCCCGCAGATAGTCGGGGTCGTCGAACGGCTCGTCCTCGCCACGGACGTCGATCACGTCGAGGGCGGTCACGACGCTCTCGACGCCGACCAGCCCGGCGAAGCTGGGATCGGTCCGGCCCGCGTCGCCGCTGACCAGCTCCTTGACGTAGAGCCCGCCCGCGCCGTGGATCGTGAGTTCGCCGTGTTCGGGATCGCGCAGTTCGCCGGAGATCTCGTAGACCTCACGGACCCGCGTGAGGTCCGCCCGGCGATGGGAGACGCGCTGGGGGGTGTCCTGCTCGATCGTCGCGCCGTCGAGTTCCCGTAGGGCCTTCTCGAAGTCCTCGGGTTCGACGGGCTCGGCGAACTTGACGTCCATCCTGTAGGTCTTGCTCGCCTCTAATCCTTTGACCCGCTCGACCATCTCGTGGGTCGCCAGTTCGAGCCCCTCGACCTCGACGGCGCCTCCTGCACGCTCGTTGATCCCGGCTTCGAGCGCCGCGAGGTCGGGCTCGCGCTCGCGCGGGCGTTTGACTTCGAGGACGAACGGGCGGCCCGACTGGAGCATGCGCGCGTCGACGTCCTCGCGGCCCGCGCCGTGAAAGACGCCCTCCTCGCCGTCCATCGCCTCGACGACTGCCGGAGCGACGTAGCCCTCGACGCTGTCGTCGTAGAGATAGCCCGAGCCCCCGCAGT is drawn from Halalkalicoccus subterraneus and contains these coding sequences:
- a CDS encoding preprotein translocase subunit SecD, producing the protein MIGAVRKHWRIALLVVIVAISAVVLVAPQFGPDDPAVEGGEQVADTGPTNLQFGLELSGGTRVRAPLAGLTAEDATVDPGQEPEVESALADELGINSRNVNVEAGDADGEGTIEITTDGVNREEFVAALGVVDEDFDLGIDESDVRQGVTEDTVDEAVTVIDDKIQRSPFAAGDVRKSTSSTGEQFVVVEVPGQDRETVIDLIEDRGFVEVYAHHPTDSGYENATAIQPDAIQGVGQPEDEPPYGPHVDITLNEEGAQGFSETMRETGFTQEGYGAACAWDQNPDDPGYCLLTVVDGEVVYAAGLSEDLAASVESGEYVDSRTFVMTGESIDDVRTLRVNLLAGETPAPLDIESGTQYYLQPSLAENFKLYSVLTGFISMLAVSGVVAARYGRPRVAAPMILTASAEVFVLLGFAAAVGYPLDLAAIAGFIAVVGTGVDDLIIIADEILQEGDVSTGRVFESRFRKAFWVIGAAAATTIIAMSPLAFLSLGDLTGFALFTIVGVLIGVFVTRPAYGDLLRLLLTR
- a CDS encoding DUF5812 family protein encodes the protein MDEKEGTFLVTHADEASAVLRDVETGQVHTLSANPDLEGGEALEGTIAPEPPVEATWELREIEERRELSVERSDEPPTSQERELADSQGVGEITRKQRAGTGEIHVLTVPPERTDSAAAEVEADEETLARAARFGVNRVEIRSEEGIVSVRYLP
- a CDS encoding tRNA pseudouridine(54/55) synthase Pus10, whose product is MSVFESAREVVEQDPVCNTCLGRVFADRSFGLTNDERGTALRTALALEDDEPYEAPAVEDCWVCEGYSGAFDALAERVVEKVDGVGFATYQVGTRVPPLIEENERLLRESADLPVDAGEAFKSECNREVGKRVGRETGTEVDFERPDVLALCTLAGDGPESISAHTVDLQVNPAFVYGRYRKLERDIPQTEWPCRECGGSGKQLAPDGGEEPCEHCGGSGYLYDDSVEGYVAPAVVEAMDGEEGVFHGAGREDVDARMLQSGRPFVLEVKRPREREPDLAALEAGINERAGGAVEVEGLELATHEMVERVKGLEASKTYRMDVKFAEPVEPEDFEKALRELDGATIEQDTPQRVSHRRADLTRVREVYEISGELRDPEHGELTIHGAGGLYVKELVSGDAGRTDPSFAGLVGVESVVTALDVIDVRGEDEPFDDPDYLRG
- a CDS encoding CopG family transcriptional regulator — its product is MPKRYSLVCDDRLAAKIDALAKEYHLTESEVLHQLVGIGLEEREMTAR
- a CDS encoding NOB1 family endonuclease, translated to MYVLDSSAFIHEYHTTEQTASIPLVREELEDESAYRYDAMEGSGMHIHIPTDQTIDTVRRAAAELGDLEELSDTDIRLVATTFELDGTLVTDDYAMQNVAEKLNVAVEVIAREGISEQRHWTFQCQGCGREFDQQHDRCEICGSPLARKNPN
- the rnhB gene encoding ribonuclease HII; the protein is MDRFGIDEAGKGPALGPMIAACVRVPDESLLPEGIDDSKRIAPEKREGLARGLREDGRVAIGIAAVSPSRIDAPETDMNSLTVAAHAEAAQPVVERGADGICDAGDVDAGRFVRRVSEGLPEGVSLSGEHGADETHPIVGAASIVAKVERDRRVRALEAEYGEIGSGYPSDPLTRDFLREYVAEHGELPACARASWKTSEDALAAAEQGTLADF
- the secF gene encoding protein translocase subunit SecF, translating into MLDSTVPEVHYPRYSNRQLAAVPLALLALSLLVIAGMWATTGMPVDPGIDFTGGTELQVQSDAPEGEIAAAFATEPESIQPIAAQEDEYIVTFQSTDTAAIESQATDAGFSVTSISSTSAAFGSETQRQAVIGIAIAFAGMSTLVALMFRSLIPSAAVVVSAFSDIVIPVALMNLFGIQLSLGTVAALLMLIGYSVDSDLLLNNHVLRRRGDFYDSTYRAMRTGITMTLTSIVAMFVMTIVATLFAIPLLPAVGLVLIFGLLADLMNTYLLNVSLLRWYKFEGIGR
- a CDS encoding glucose-6-phosphate isomerase, which produces MELDIGNALDSVATPGVSRDSLERLDERVAEAHDRIETRIDEREHGYAALALPETADPDAIRAAVDPIDCDTLLVVGIGGSALGAATLADALELDIDLYTLDNVDPEHTRELLDSLDLSRTALHVVSRSGTTAETLANFLVAREAMDSVGVDWTDRTLVTTGEEGNLRGLAERHDLPVLDVPAGVPGRFSALSTVALPAAALGGGDVEALLAGARSEAEGVAGSLFETPAYAYGATAYALAERGWRVNAMMPYAESLETFAEWFAQLWAESLGKDGVGQLPARALGATDQHSQLQLYRAGPRNAMVSLVRPRERADVTIPETDLEGLSYLGGSSLGELLDAEFESTEESLAAAGRPNLRIEIERVDAHELGGLLYGMEAACVLAGELFSVSTFTQPAVEWGKNAARGLLGGGEFEEARAVEEKTRLVID
- a CDS encoding PRC-barrel domain-containing protein; translated protein: MSEILADNLSGKAVMGADGAELGMLYNITMDVKSGELQDLVITPNDDITAADFGLELDDEQRIRMPVNRVQAVKDYIVVQR